The uncultured Eubacteriales bacterium region TTTGATAGCGATATAGATCAGCGCGGGGGCGCCGATGAAGGCGGTGACCACGCCCACCTCAAGCTCTGTGGGCGAACCCAGCAGTCTGCCGGCCACATCTGCAATGGTTAAAATGACCGCGCCGGAAATCGCCGACATTGGAATGAGATACAGCAGGTTTGGCCCAAGCACAAGGCGCATCAGATGGGGGGCCAGCAGGCCGATAAAACCGATGGGCCCGGCGAGCGCCGTCACCGCGCCGCAGAGCAAAACCCCGCCGACTGCCGCTGTCGCCCGCAAAATTCCTGTCCGCACGCCGAGACCGGTTGCGGCCTCATCGCCAAGGGCGAGCGCGTTCAGCGCGGGGGCGGAGACAACTGCAATCAGCATCCCGGCCGCCCAAAAGGGCAGCAAGATCAATACCGCGCTCCAGTTTGCCGAACCAACGCTGCCCACCTGCCAATACCGGAACATATCCATGACAAACGAACGGGGGATCAATACGGCGCTGACCAGGGAAGAGAGAGCGGCGCTGGTTGCGGCCCCGGCTAAAACGAGCTTGATGGGCGTCGCGCCGCCGCGCCC contains the following coding sequences:
- a CDS encoding Iron ABC transporter permease; translation: MDKSSRHDDGSQLSLHAPKRFKTVLALGLFLIVLGFLLSLALGSKWLTLQELADGLFHPEVDSYGANIVRKRVSRTVFSLLCGGALGVSGSLMQAVTRNPIADPSILGVNTGASLSVVCAVAFLGIQSPTQYITAALAGAAVTAVFVYAIGSAGRGGATPIKLVLAGAATSAALSSLVSAVLIPRSFVMDMFRYWQVGSVGSANWSAVLILLPFWAAGMLIAVVSAPALNALALGDEAATGLGVRTGILRATAAVGGVLLCGAVTALAGPIGFIGLLAPHLMRLVLGPNLLYLIPMSAISGAVILTIADVAGRLLGSPTELEVGVVTAFIGAPALIYIAIKSKVRTI